A genome region from Glycine max cultivar Williams 82 chromosome 5, Glycine_max_v4.0, whole genome shotgun sequence includes the following:
- the LOC102667078 gene encoding uncharacterized protein → MQREEESVMESLVCPSFSAYSSNTLDDIADQVTRNDDVRFEENDTDFEFVAFREVADGVFVDDNATPAFPIFDRDLATATAEDGGEVKRRVSGEEDDVVAIQITLGKLLMDDSSPSCSSSEVEDELENVPPGTYCVWTPRKAPPAPASPCRKSKSTGSSLSKRWKLLDLLRRSNSEGKESVVFLTPSSVNSAKKGTKSETGKKSLASSGGGEKRIAAVPAVSAHEALYVRNREMRREVKRRSYLPYRQDLVGFCVNLNPMGKAFPLHF, encoded by the coding sequence atgcagagagaagaagagagtgTGATGGAGTCGTTGGTGTGTCCAAGCTTCAGCGCCTATTCCTCCAACACGCTCGACGACATCGCGGATCAGGTAACTCGAAACGACGACGTGCGTTTCGAAGAAAACGACACCGACTTCGAGTTCGTCGCGTTTCGCGAGGTCGCCGACGGAGTTTTCGTCGACGACAACGCGACTCCGGCGTTCCCGATCTTCGACCGCGACCTCGCCACTGCCACGGCGGAGGACGGAGGAGAAGTAAAACGGCGAGTTTCCGGCGAGGAGGACGACGTGGTGGCGATTCAGATCACGCTCGGGAAGCTGCTGATGGACGATTCTTCGCCGTCGTGCTCGTCGTCAGAGGTGGAGGACGAGCTGGAGAATGTTCCGCCAGGGACGTACTGCGTGTGGACGCCGAGGAAGGCGCCGCCGGCGCCTGCGTCTCCGTGCCGGAAGAGCAAATCGACGGGATCGTCGTTGTCGAAGCGGTGGAAGCTTCTGGATTTGCTGCGGCGAAGCAACAGCGAGGGGAAGGAGTCGGTGGTGTTCCTGACGCCGTCGTCAGTGAATTCGGCGAAGAAGGGAACGAAATCGGAGACCGGAAAAAAATCTCTGGCGAGTAGCGGCGGCGGCGAGAAGAGAATTGCGGCGGTTCCGGCGGTGTCGGCGCACGAAGCGCTTTATGTTCGGAACAGAGAAATGAGGAGAGAGGTTAAACGACGGTCATATTTGCCGTATCGACAGGATTTGGTTGGTTTCTGTGTTAATCTCAACCCCATGGGCAAGGCATTCCCTCTTCacttttga